In Humulus lupulus chromosome 6, drHumLupu1.1, whole genome shotgun sequence, a single genomic region encodes these proteins:
- the LOC133785199 gene encoding zinc finger BED domain-containing protein RICESLEEPER 2-like, producing MVDHSGFIDYSNTISPMFQMVSKNTIRSDILKIYKIEKEKFREVLEKNKSRIALTTDMWTANHQKRGYMTVTSHFIDDSWKLHSQIISFKYVSCPHDAPTLTETLSSCMSEWNIEHKISTMTVGNCTTNDAMIPLLNEQFDSKCFLLNGKLLHMCCCAHILNLIVRDGLSVIGDSIDKIQDSVAYWSGTPKRYEKFEDTARLLGVTCTKKLSLDCVTRWNSTYLMLKTALFYKKVFEQSKLRDPKYKCLPSENDWIRAQKLCDKLEVVYEMKIEAWMTSDEFFIKNMATQMMSKFQKYWEEIHGLMTVAVVLDPRSQQLDNASASFSTQDDLSNYDTYVIVASGAESVKSKLDAYLDEKVLPRTGEFFDICNYWKVIGFKYPMLNKIARDIFVVSISTVASESAFSTGSRHVGSHLHWRHWSVLKVGATKLVTINDEDNEVDPTMDPYIIDLED from the exons ATGGTAGATCATAGTGGTTTTATAGACTATTCGAATACTATTTCACCTATGTTTCAAATGGTGTCAAAGAATACAATTAGGTCtgacattttgaaaatatataagaTTGAGAAGGAAAAATTTAGAGAAGTTTTGGAGAAAAATAAAAGTAgaatagccttaaccactgatATGTGGACTGCCAATCATCAAAAGAGGGGATATATGACTGTGACATCTCACTTTATTGATGACTCATGGAAGTTGCATAGTCAGATTATAAGCTTTAAATATGTGTCATGCCCACATGATGCTCCAACACTTACAGAAACTCTAAGTTCTTGCATGTCTGAATGGAATATTGAACACAAGATTAGTACAATGACGGTAGGTAATTGTACTACGAACGATGCAATGATTCCACTTTTGAATGAACAATTTGATTCTAAGTGTTTCCTTTTAAATGGAAAGTTACTCCATATGTGTTGTTGTGCGCATATTTTGAATCTAATTGTTAGGGATGGCTTGTCTGTTATTGGTGACAGCATTGACAAGATTCAAGATAGTGTTGCTTATTGGTCGGGCACACCAAAGAGGTATGAAAAATTTGAGGACACAGCTCGTCTTCTCGGAGTGACATGTACTAAAAAGTTGTCACTTGATTGTGTGACAAGGTGGAATTCAACGTACTTGATGCTCAAAACAGCTTTAttttacaagaaagtgtttgaacAATCAAAGCTACGTGATCCAAAGTATAAATGTCTACCATCAGAAAATGATTGGATTAGAGCTCAGAAATTATGTGACAAGTTGGAAGTGGTTTATGAG ATGAAAATTGAAGCATGGATGACATCAGATGAGTTTTTTATTAAGAATATGGCAACTCAAATGATGTCTAAGTTTCAAAAGTATTGGGAAGAGATTCATGGACTTATGACTGTTGCAGTTGTTTTGGATCCAAG AAGTCAGCAATTGGATAATGCATCAGCATCTTTTTCAACACAGGATGATCTATCTAATTATGATACATATGTTATAGTTGCATCTGGTGCAGAGAGTGTGAAGTCAAAGTTAGATGCCTATTTGGATGAGAAAGTGTTACCTAGGACTGGTGAATTCTTTGATATATGCAATTATTGGAAGGTAATAGGATTTAAATATCCCATGTTGAACAAGATTGCCAGAGACATATTTGTTGTGTCTATTAGCACTGTTGCTTCAGAGTCTGCATTTAGCACTGGTAGTAGACATGTGGGTTCACATCTACATTGGAGGCATTGGTCTGTACTCAAAGTTG gagCGACTAAACTAGTCACTATTAATGATGAAGATAATGAGGTAGATCCAACTAtg GACCCATACATAATAGATCTTGAAGATTAG